The Gemmatimonadota bacterium DNA window GTCGCGCTGGACCGTTGCGGACGCCGAGAAGTTGTACAATGTGGCGGGCTGGGGCCTCGGCTATTTCCGGGTGAACGAGGAAGGCCACGTGACGGTGCACCCGGACCGGGCGCCGGAGCACGGGATCGACCTCTACCAGATCGCGACCGACCTGAACGCGCAGGGGGTCGGGTTGCCCCTCCTCCTGCGCTTCTCCGACATCCTGCAGTCGCGGATCGCCGAATTGGCCGATCGCTTCAGCGGGGCGATCGAGGAGTTCGGCTACGAGGGAAGCTACACCACGGTCTACCCGATCAAGGTCAACCAGCAGCGTCACGTGGTGCAGGAGATCGTCGAGTTCGGCACGCCGCACGGCGTCGGACTCGAGTGCGGATCGAAGCCGGAACTGATGGCGGTGCTCGGCCTGCACGAGTCCACGTCGCATCTGGTGATCTGCAACGGCTACAAGGACGAGGAGTTCATGCGCCTCGCCCTCATCGGGCAGCAGCTGGGGCATCGGGTGATCATCGTGCTCGAGCAGCTCACGGAGCTCGACGTGCTGCTGAAGGTTGCCGCCGAGATGGGCGTCGAGCCGACCGTCGGCGTGCGGATCAAGTTGGCCACCGAGGGGTCGGGCCGCTGGGCCAAGAGCGGCGGCGAGAAGTCGAAGTTCGGGCTCTCCGCCGTCGAACTGGTCCGGCTGCTCGACATCCTCACGGCGGCCGGGAAGCAGCACCTGCTCAAGCTGGTGCACTTCCATCTTGGTTCGCAGATCACCGACATCCGCTTCGTGAAGGCCGGGCTGGCCGAAGTCGGCCGCTATTACGTCGAGCTGCGGAAGATGGGCTTCGACATCACCCACGTCGACGTCGGCGGTGGGCTGGGTGTGGACTACGACGGCTCGCACTCCACCCGGCCGGCGTCGATGAACTACACCATGCGGGAGTACGCCAACGACGTGGTGTACACCATCGGCGGGATCTGCCGCGACGAGGAGGTGCCGATGCCGCACCTCATCTCCGAGTCCGGCCGCGCCATCACCGCGCACCATTCGCTCCTGCTCATCAACGTGATCGACTGCGAATCGCAGTTCGCACCGCGGCCCGTCACGCTGGGCGAGGATGCCCAGCAGCTGCTGCTCGACATGCAGGAGAATCTCGAGTCGCTCACGCACGACCGGGTCGAGGAGGCGTTCCACGACGCGCTCTTCGCCAAGGAGCGCGCGCAGGAGTACTTCGCGACCGGCGTCTACACCCTGCGCGAGCGCGCCGACGCCGAGCAGCTCTACCTGACCACGCTGAATGCGCTGGCCGG harbors:
- the speA gene encoding biosynthetic arginine decarboxylase — encoded protein: MSVHRAPYVLPANADPSRWTVADAEKLYNVAGWGLGYFRVNEEGHVTVHPDRAPEHGIDLYQIATDLNAQGVGLPLLLRFSDILQSRIAELADRFSGAIEEFGYEGSYTTVYPIKVNQQRHVVQEIVEFGTPHGVGLECGSKPELMAVLGLHESTSHLVICNGYKDEEFMRLALIGQQLGHRVIIVLEQLTELDVLLKVAAEMGVEPTVGVRIKLATEGSGRWAKSGGEKSKFGLSAVELVRLLDILTAAGKQHLLKLVHFHLGSQITDIRFVKAGLAEVGRYYVELRKMGFDITHVDVGGGLGVDYDGSHSTRPASMNYTMREYANDVVYTIGGICRDEEVPMPHLISESGRAITAHHSLLLINVIDCESQFAPRPVTLGEDAQQLLLDMQENLESLTHDRVEEAFHDALFAKERAQEYFATGVYTLRERADAEQLYLTTLNALAGAIGDDRASYPEIAAHLETTLVDRYFCNFSIFQSVPDNWAIDQLFPIMPIHRLGEMPERRGTIQDVTCDSDGVIDRFTGGRKGKPSLELHPWREGEPYILGIFLTGAYQEILGDLHNLFGDTNAVHVRLKEHGYEITDLVHGDTVTEVLTYVQFHASDLLATFRRKVARASTLKRQEANAYIADYVAGLEGYTYLEGELAEE